One Bombus fervidus isolate BK054 chromosome 7, iyBomFerv1, whole genome shotgun sequence genomic region harbors:
- the Posh gene encoding SH3 domain containing ring finger posh isoform X3, whose amino-acid sequence MRNAAPKSTKSITKSNAGPQRLFGGHQVTSTPIVTTSPTSVAFTNEPVRHGNATAKQVQLHNQTYGRAIYDYVSKVPGDLSFKKGDIVILRKKIDNNWCFGESASSHGVFPLSYVQVITPLTPDVPQCKALYDFRMTNDDEDGCLTFNKGEIISVIRRVDENWAEGKLLDRIGIFPLAFVELNSVARALMKLSTNAQPGPSRVAPPTPTNEETTLLIPTDHSRNLQTSQPRPQLVQNTVLPVSDSISNVSSGGSSSTTTPNTPNSSTTSSSSSTAPSSPSSPATSPPAVGNRHNVKRHSFTAVNTGHQAHPHHRHSAEILSPAVDNAIGSGTNNCSNDSFSSLQTSTSIADHNLRHRRSGSSDLALAQSSQSSSATTGNTHLPAAYIALYPYKPQKADELELRKGGIYMVTERCQDGWFKGTSNRTQKCGVFPGNYVAPAKCQRGLCRGSPNTGQHQNFPSSTSQNNTESRITTTYTKNKGATPQPYNARTLLPPELPPRAISPSFMVSSSWHGQSQTQSQENSPPRYKEQNSANPLGRSHSAVMSSNISSPGKQVTLPQSLMTTTTVTGVSNSGTVVTGATSSIMNEVNKSPNSVLHAVASPSSTASVSVPKNTEKQKEKKDKCVSLMRRLTNIKKSKSPPPTTYSMDNPVFEDGNSINPVHVRSGSCPSQLLQVGATQELNASNNHHRLCPGSVQGHVTSSQRLKYKERPSLPVSILQRSNESGGMACTPMGNHHRKSNSLDAGMGKQTKQQPTRERERVYRFRCIVPYPPNSEFELELRVGDIIYVHKKRDDGWYKGTQQRTGRTGLFPASFVEAF is encoded by the exons ATGCGAAATGCAGCTCCTAAATCTACAAAATCTATAACTAAAAGCAACGCAGGACCTCAAAGACTGTTTGGTGGTCACCAAGTTACTTCGACTCCTATTGTAACTACTAGTCCTACTTCTGTTGCATTCACAAATGAGCCAGTTCGGCATGGTAATGCAACGGCAAAACAAGTTCAATTACACAATCAAACATATGGTCGAGCAATCTATGATTATGTATCCAAAGTTCCAGG aGACTTGTCGTTTAAAAAAGGTGACATTGTTATCCTTcgtaagaaaattgataataattggTGTTTTGGAGAGAGTGCTAGTAGTCATGGAGTTTTTCCTTTATCTTACGTTCag gtAATCACACCATTGACACCAGATGTTCCTCAGTGCAAAGCTTTGTATGATTTTAGAATGACTAATGATGATGAAGATGGCTGTCTTACATTTAATAAG GGTGAAATTATTAGTGTTATTAGAAGAGTTGATGAAAATTGGGCAGAAGGAAAACTTTTGGATAGAATTGGCATCTTCCCATTGGCTTTTGTAGAACTAAATAGTGTGGCAAGAGCTTTAATGAAACTATCAAcgaa tGCACAGCCAGGTCCATCAAGAGTAGCACCTCCTACTCCCACTAACGAAGAAACCACACTCTTAATACCGACTGATCATTCGCGTAATTTACAAACAAGTCAACCTCGACCTCAACTTGTACag AATACAGTTTTACCAGTTTCTGACTCCATTTCAAATGTATCATCAGGAGGTAGTTCTTCAACTACTACTCCAAACACCCCTAATAGTTCAACTACATCTAGTAGCTCTAGTACTGCTCCAAGTAGTCCCAGTAGCCCAGCAACATCTCCTCCTGCAGTTGGAAATAGACATAATGTTAAGCGTCACAGTTTCACTGCTGTTAACACTGGCCATCAAGCTCATCCACATCACAGACACAGTGCTGAAATACTTAGTCCTGCAGTAGACAATGCCATTGGCAGCGGTACTAACAATTGCAGTAATGATTCATTTTCTTCACTACAG ACAAGTACCAGCATTGCAGATCATAATCTTCGTCATAGGCGAAGCGGTAGTAGTGATCTTGCTCTTGCACAGTCGTCACAGAGTTCGTCTGCCACAACCGGAAATACTCATTTACCAGCTGCATACATAGCTCTGTATCCATATAAACCTCAGAAAGCGGATGAACTTGAATTACGAAAAGGTGGCATTTATATGGTAACAGAACGATGTCAAGATGGATGGTTTAAAGGAACTTCTAATCGTACACAAAAGTGTGGAGTCTTTCCTGGAAATTATGTTGCGCCTGCTAA GTGTCAACGTGGCTTGTGTCGAGGTTCACCAAATACAGGACAGCATCAAAACTTTCCGTCTTCAACGAGTCAAAATAATACCGAGTCACGGATAACTACTACTTATACCAAGAATAAAGGAGCTACTCCTCAACCTTATAATGCACGTACATTGTTACCACCAGAATTGCCACCACGTGCTATTAGTCCATCTTTTATGGTATCATCGTCTTGGCATGGGCAAAGCCAAACACAAAGTCAAGAGAACAGTCCGCCTCGATATAAGGAACAAAATTCAGCAAATCCTCTCGGACGTAGCCATAGTGCTGTTATGTCATCGAATATTT CTTCTCCTGGAAAACAGGTAACTTTACCACAGTCATTAATGACTACAACTACAGTTACTGGTGTTAGCAACAGTGGAACTGTTGTTACTGGTGCCACTTCTTCCATAATGAATGAAGTGAACAAAAGCCCAAATAGTGTTTTACATGCAGTAGCTTCACCTTCTTCTACCGCATCTGTTTCTGTGCCTAAAAACACTGAAAAG cagaaggaaaagaaggatAAATGTGTTTCTTTAATGCGCCGGTtaacgaatattaaaaaatcaaaatcaCCACCACCTACTACATATTCCATGGATAACCCTGTTTTTGAGGATGGCAATTCCATCAATCCAGTACATGTTCg atcAGGATCTTGCCCAAGTCAGTTGCTACAGGTGGGAGCTACACAGGAATTAAATGCTTCAAACAACCATCATCGTTTGTGTCCAGGCTCTGTCCAAGGACATGTCACATCTTCACAAAGACTAAAATACAAGGAGAGACCATCTTTACCGGTCTCGATCCTCCAGAG ATCTAACGAATCGGGTGGAATGGCATGTACACCAATGGGAAATCACCACCGTAAAAGTAACTCATTAGATGCTGGTATGGGAAAACAAACGAAACAACAACCCACACGCGAACG CGAGCGAGTATACAGATTTCGTTGTATTGTGCCATATCCACCTAATAGCGAGTTTGAACTTGAACTTCGAGTAGgagatattatttatgtacacAAAAAACGCGATGATGGCTGGTATAAAGGCACTCAACAAAGAACTGGTCGTACAGGTCTTTTCCCGGCAAGTTTTGTCGAAGCTTTCTGA
- the Posh gene encoding SH3 domain containing ring finger posh isoform X1, which yields MDECMLNDLLECSVCLERLDTSSKVLPCQHTFCKKCLEEIVSTHRELRCPECRILVDAKVDDLPPNVLLMRILEGMRNAAPKSTKSITKSNAGPQRLFGGHQVTSTPIVTTSPTSVAFTNEPVRHGNATAKQVQLHNQTYGRAIYDYVSKVPGDLSFKKGDIVILRKKIDNNWCFGESASSHGVFPLSYVQVITPLTPDVPQCKALYDFRMTNDDEDGCLTFNKGEIISVIRRVDENWAEGKLLDRIGIFPLAFVELNSVARALMKLSTNAQPGPSRVAPPTPTNEETTLLIPTDHSRNLQTSQPRPQLVQNTVLPVSDSISNVSSGGSSSTTTPNTPNSSTTSSSSSTAPSSPSSPATSPPAVGNRHNVKRHSFTAVNTGHQAHPHHRHSAEILSPAVDNAIGSGTNNCSNDSFSSLQTSTSIADHNLRHRRSGSSDLALAQSSQSSSATTGNTHLPAAYIALYPYKPQKADELELRKGGIYMVTERCQDGWFKGTSNRTQKCGVFPGNYVAPAKCQRGLCRGSPNTGQHQNFPSSTSQNNTESRITTTYTKNKGATPQPYNARTLLPPELPPRAISPSFMVSSSWHGQSQTQSQENSPPRYKEQNSANPLGRSHSAVMSSNISSPGKQVTLPQSLMTTTTVTGVSNSGTVVTGATSSIMNEVNKSPNSVLHAVASPSSTASVSVPKNTEKQKEKKDKCVSLMRRLTNIKKSKSPPPTTYSMDNPVFEDGNSINPVHVRSGSCPSQLLQVGATQELNASNNHHRLCPGSVQGHVTSSQRLKYKERPSLPVSILQRSNESGGMACTPMGNHHRKSNSLDAGMGKQTKQQPTRERERVYRFRCIVPYPPNSEFELELRVGDIIYVHKKRDDGWYKGTQQRTGRTGLFPASFVEAF from the exons ATGGACGAATGTATGCTGAATGATTTGTTAGAATGCTCGGTATGTCTCGAGCGATTAGATACATCGAGCAAAGTACTTCCCTGTCAACATACCTTTTGCAAGAAATGTTTAGAAGAGATAGTTAGCACTCACCGCGAATTACGCTGCCCTGAATGTCGCATTTTGGTTGATGCTAAAGTGGATGACCTGCCTCCTAATGTATTGCTAATGCGTATTTTAGAAGGAATGCGAAATGCAGCTCCTAAATCTACAAAATCTATAACTAAAAGCAACGCAGGACCTCAAAGACTGTTTGGTGGTCACCAAGTTACTTCGACTCCTATTGTAACTACTAGTCCTACTTCTGTTGCATTCACAAATGAGCCAGTTCGGCATGGTAATGCAACGGCAAAACAAGTTCAATTACACAATCAAACATATGGTCGAGCAATCTATGATTATGTATCCAAAGTTCCAGG aGACTTGTCGTTTAAAAAAGGTGACATTGTTATCCTTcgtaagaaaattgataataattggTGTTTTGGAGAGAGTGCTAGTAGTCATGGAGTTTTTCCTTTATCTTACGTTCag gtAATCACACCATTGACACCAGATGTTCCTCAGTGCAAAGCTTTGTATGATTTTAGAATGACTAATGATGATGAAGATGGCTGTCTTACATTTAATAAG GGTGAAATTATTAGTGTTATTAGAAGAGTTGATGAAAATTGGGCAGAAGGAAAACTTTTGGATAGAATTGGCATCTTCCCATTGGCTTTTGTAGAACTAAATAGTGTGGCAAGAGCTTTAATGAAACTATCAAcgaa tGCACAGCCAGGTCCATCAAGAGTAGCACCTCCTACTCCCACTAACGAAGAAACCACACTCTTAATACCGACTGATCATTCGCGTAATTTACAAACAAGTCAACCTCGACCTCAACTTGTACag AATACAGTTTTACCAGTTTCTGACTCCATTTCAAATGTATCATCAGGAGGTAGTTCTTCAACTACTACTCCAAACACCCCTAATAGTTCAACTACATCTAGTAGCTCTAGTACTGCTCCAAGTAGTCCCAGTAGCCCAGCAACATCTCCTCCTGCAGTTGGAAATAGACATAATGTTAAGCGTCACAGTTTCACTGCTGTTAACACTGGCCATCAAGCTCATCCACATCACAGACACAGTGCTGAAATACTTAGTCCTGCAGTAGACAATGCCATTGGCAGCGGTACTAACAATTGCAGTAATGATTCATTTTCTTCACTACAG ACAAGTACCAGCATTGCAGATCATAATCTTCGTCATAGGCGAAGCGGTAGTAGTGATCTTGCTCTTGCACAGTCGTCACAGAGTTCGTCTGCCACAACCGGAAATACTCATTTACCAGCTGCATACATAGCTCTGTATCCATATAAACCTCAGAAAGCGGATGAACTTGAATTACGAAAAGGTGGCATTTATATGGTAACAGAACGATGTCAAGATGGATGGTTTAAAGGAACTTCTAATCGTACACAAAAGTGTGGAGTCTTTCCTGGAAATTATGTTGCGCCTGCTAA GTGTCAACGTGGCTTGTGTCGAGGTTCACCAAATACAGGACAGCATCAAAACTTTCCGTCTTCAACGAGTCAAAATAATACCGAGTCACGGATAACTACTACTTATACCAAGAATAAAGGAGCTACTCCTCAACCTTATAATGCACGTACATTGTTACCACCAGAATTGCCACCACGTGCTATTAGTCCATCTTTTATGGTATCATCGTCTTGGCATGGGCAAAGCCAAACACAAAGTCAAGAGAACAGTCCGCCTCGATATAAGGAACAAAATTCAGCAAATCCTCTCGGACGTAGCCATAGTGCTGTTATGTCATCGAATATTT CTTCTCCTGGAAAACAGGTAACTTTACCACAGTCATTAATGACTACAACTACAGTTACTGGTGTTAGCAACAGTGGAACTGTTGTTACTGGTGCCACTTCTTCCATAATGAATGAAGTGAACAAAAGCCCAAATAGTGTTTTACATGCAGTAGCTTCACCTTCTTCTACCGCATCTGTTTCTGTGCCTAAAAACACTGAAAAG cagaaggaaaagaaggatAAATGTGTTTCTTTAATGCGCCGGTtaacgaatattaaaaaatcaaaatcaCCACCACCTACTACATATTCCATGGATAACCCTGTTTTTGAGGATGGCAATTCCATCAATCCAGTACATGTTCg atcAGGATCTTGCCCAAGTCAGTTGCTACAGGTGGGAGCTACACAGGAATTAAATGCTTCAAACAACCATCATCGTTTGTGTCCAGGCTCTGTCCAAGGACATGTCACATCTTCACAAAGACTAAAATACAAGGAGAGACCATCTTTACCGGTCTCGATCCTCCAGAG ATCTAACGAATCGGGTGGAATGGCATGTACACCAATGGGAAATCACCACCGTAAAAGTAACTCATTAGATGCTGGTATGGGAAAACAAACGAAACAACAACCCACACGCGAACG CGAGCGAGTATACAGATTTCGTTGTATTGTGCCATATCCACCTAATAGCGAGTTTGAACTTGAACTTCGAGTAGgagatattatttatgtacacAAAAAACGCGATGATGGCTGGTATAAAGGCACTCAACAAAGAACTGGTCGTACAGGTCTTTTCCCGGCAAGTTTTGTCGAAGCTTTCTGA
- the Posh gene encoding SH3 domain containing ring finger posh isoform X2, translating to MDECMLNDLLECSVCLERLDTSSKVLPCQHTFCKKCLEEIVSTHRELRCPECRILVDAKVDDLPPNVLLMRILEGMRNAAPKSTKSITKSNAGPQRLFGGHQVTSTPIVTTSPTSVAFTNEPVRHGNATAKQVQLHNQTYGRAIYDYVSKVPGDLSFKKGDIVILRKKIDNNWCFGESASSHGVFPLSYVQVITPLTPDVPQCKALYDFRMTNDDEDGCLTFNKGEIISVIRRVDENWAEGKLLDRIGIFPLAFVELNSVARALMKLSTNAQPGPSRVAPPTPTNEETTLLIPTDHSRNLQTSQPRPQLVQNTVLPVSDSISNVSSGGSSSTTTPNTPNSSTTSSSSSTAPSSPSSPATSPPAVGNRHNVKRHSFTAVNTGHQAHPHHRHSAEILSPAVDNAIGSGTNNCSNDSFSSLQTSTSIADHNLRHRRSGSSDLALAQSSQSSSATTGNTHLPAAYIALYPYKPQKADELELRKGGIYMVTERCQDGWFKGTSNRTQKCGVFPGNYVAPAKCQRGLCRGSPNTGQHQNFPSSTSQNNTESRITTTYTKNKGATPQPYNARTLLPPELPPRAISPSFMVSSSWHGQSQTQSQENSPPRYKEQNSANPLGRSHSAVMSSNISSPGKQVTLPQSLMTTTTVTGVSNSGTVVTGATSSIMNEVNKSPNSVLHAVASPSSTASVSVPKNTEKQKEKKDKCVSLMRRLTNIKKSKSPPPTTYSMDNPVFEDGNSINPVHVRSNESGGMACTPMGNHHRKSNSLDAGMGKQTKQQPTRERERVYRFRCIVPYPPNSEFELELRVGDIIYVHKKRDDGWYKGTQQRTGRTGLFPASFVEAF from the exons ATGGACGAATGTATGCTGAATGATTTGTTAGAATGCTCGGTATGTCTCGAGCGATTAGATACATCGAGCAAAGTACTTCCCTGTCAACATACCTTTTGCAAGAAATGTTTAGAAGAGATAGTTAGCACTCACCGCGAATTACGCTGCCCTGAATGTCGCATTTTGGTTGATGCTAAAGTGGATGACCTGCCTCCTAATGTATTGCTAATGCGTATTTTAGAAGGAATGCGAAATGCAGCTCCTAAATCTACAAAATCTATAACTAAAAGCAACGCAGGACCTCAAAGACTGTTTGGTGGTCACCAAGTTACTTCGACTCCTATTGTAACTACTAGTCCTACTTCTGTTGCATTCACAAATGAGCCAGTTCGGCATGGTAATGCAACGGCAAAACAAGTTCAATTACACAATCAAACATATGGTCGAGCAATCTATGATTATGTATCCAAAGTTCCAGG aGACTTGTCGTTTAAAAAAGGTGACATTGTTATCCTTcgtaagaaaattgataataattggTGTTTTGGAGAGAGTGCTAGTAGTCATGGAGTTTTTCCTTTATCTTACGTTCag gtAATCACACCATTGACACCAGATGTTCCTCAGTGCAAAGCTTTGTATGATTTTAGAATGACTAATGATGATGAAGATGGCTGTCTTACATTTAATAAG GGTGAAATTATTAGTGTTATTAGAAGAGTTGATGAAAATTGGGCAGAAGGAAAACTTTTGGATAGAATTGGCATCTTCCCATTGGCTTTTGTAGAACTAAATAGTGTGGCAAGAGCTTTAATGAAACTATCAAcgaa tGCACAGCCAGGTCCATCAAGAGTAGCACCTCCTACTCCCACTAACGAAGAAACCACACTCTTAATACCGACTGATCATTCGCGTAATTTACAAACAAGTCAACCTCGACCTCAACTTGTACag AATACAGTTTTACCAGTTTCTGACTCCATTTCAAATGTATCATCAGGAGGTAGTTCTTCAACTACTACTCCAAACACCCCTAATAGTTCAACTACATCTAGTAGCTCTAGTACTGCTCCAAGTAGTCCCAGTAGCCCAGCAACATCTCCTCCTGCAGTTGGAAATAGACATAATGTTAAGCGTCACAGTTTCACTGCTGTTAACACTGGCCATCAAGCTCATCCACATCACAGACACAGTGCTGAAATACTTAGTCCTGCAGTAGACAATGCCATTGGCAGCGGTACTAACAATTGCAGTAATGATTCATTTTCTTCACTACAG ACAAGTACCAGCATTGCAGATCATAATCTTCGTCATAGGCGAAGCGGTAGTAGTGATCTTGCTCTTGCACAGTCGTCACAGAGTTCGTCTGCCACAACCGGAAATACTCATTTACCAGCTGCATACATAGCTCTGTATCCATATAAACCTCAGAAAGCGGATGAACTTGAATTACGAAAAGGTGGCATTTATATGGTAACAGAACGATGTCAAGATGGATGGTTTAAAGGAACTTCTAATCGTACACAAAAGTGTGGAGTCTTTCCTGGAAATTATGTTGCGCCTGCTAA GTGTCAACGTGGCTTGTGTCGAGGTTCACCAAATACAGGACAGCATCAAAACTTTCCGTCTTCAACGAGTCAAAATAATACCGAGTCACGGATAACTACTACTTATACCAAGAATAAAGGAGCTACTCCTCAACCTTATAATGCACGTACATTGTTACCACCAGAATTGCCACCACGTGCTATTAGTCCATCTTTTATGGTATCATCGTCTTGGCATGGGCAAAGCCAAACACAAAGTCAAGAGAACAGTCCGCCTCGATATAAGGAACAAAATTCAGCAAATCCTCTCGGACGTAGCCATAGTGCTGTTATGTCATCGAATATTT CTTCTCCTGGAAAACAGGTAACTTTACCACAGTCATTAATGACTACAACTACAGTTACTGGTGTTAGCAACAGTGGAACTGTTGTTACTGGTGCCACTTCTTCCATAATGAATGAAGTGAACAAAAGCCCAAATAGTGTTTTACATGCAGTAGCTTCACCTTCTTCTACCGCATCTGTTTCTGTGCCTAAAAACACTGAAAAG cagaaggaaaagaaggatAAATGTGTTTCTTTAATGCGCCGGTtaacgaatattaaaaaatcaaaatcaCCACCACCTACTACATATTCCATGGATAACCCTGTTTTTGAGGATGGCAATTCCATCAATCCAGTACATGTTCg ATCTAACGAATCGGGTGGAATGGCATGTACACCAATGGGAAATCACCACCGTAAAAGTAACTCATTAGATGCTGGTATGGGAAAACAAACGAAACAACAACCCACACGCGAACG CGAGCGAGTATACAGATTTCGTTGTATTGTGCCATATCCACCTAATAGCGAGTTTGAACTTGAACTTCGAGTAGgagatattatttatgtacacAAAAAACGCGATGATGGCTGGTATAAAGGCACTCAACAAAGAACTGGTCGTACAGGTCTTTTCCCGGCAAGTTTTGTCGAAGCTTTCTGA